A genomic segment from Triticum dicoccoides isolate Atlit2015 ecotype Zavitan chromosome 1A, WEW_v2.0, whole genome shotgun sequence encodes:
- the LOC119276977 gene encoding peptide chain release factor PrfB3, chloroplastic-like isoform X2: protein MATAASPPAAASARASAIRSRAGRLSLPVALPADGRGDTATTYKELGLYSWKRRIEDAVIRVELSASNALEREEARRIEHEEVLQSHNLWDNPAKSHETLSALSDAIRAVDHLKDLLYKAEEAKLISQLAGMDVINGELFKQAYDISLDASEFLDRYQMYELLKGPYDKEGACIMVTAGSEGVASELWAEKLFDMYTSWAQRQGCKEGLVEKIASTSGHTQFAAMEIESEYMFGTLSGEKGMHRMIYSSVENSGTGKLPGDFS, encoded by the exons ATGGCCACGGCAGCCTCGCCGCCGGCGGCAGCCTCCGCTCGGGCGTCGGCGATCCGCTCCCGCGCTGGCCGCCTCTCCCTCCCCGTGGCCCTCCCGGCGGACGGCCGTGGTGACACTGCCACCACCTACAAGGAGCTCG GCTTGTACTCCTGGAAAAGGAGGATCGAAGATGCGGTTATCCGGGTGGAGTTGTCTGCATCCAATGCACTGGAGAGGGAGGAAGCACGGAGAATCGAGCATGAAGAAGTACTGCAAAGCCATAACTTGTGGGACAATCCGGCCAAGTCACACGAGACGCTCTCTGCCCTGTCTGATGCCATCAGAGCGGTTGATCATCTCAAAGACCTTCTATATAAG GCTGAAGAGGCTAAGCTGATAAGTCAACTAGCAGGCATGGATGTCATAAACGGAGAGCTATTTAAGCAAGCATATGATATCTCTTTGGATGCTAGTGAGTTTCTAGATCGTTACCAGATGTACGAGCTTCTTAAGGGTCCATATGACAAGGAAGGAGCTTGTATCATGGTCACTGCTGGATCAGAGGGTGTCGCTTCAGAG CTATGGGCAGAGAAGCTATTTGACATGTATACAAGTTGGGCACAAAGGCAAGGTTGCAAAGAAGGACTGGTAGAGAAGATCGCATCAACAAGTGGTCATACCCAGTTTGCAGCAATGGAGATTGAATCAGAGTACATGTTTGGTACCCTTTCTGGAGAAAAAGGAATGCACAGAATGATCTACTCTTCCGTTGAAAATTCTGGCACTGGCAAG CTTCCAGGCGATTTCAGCTAG
- the LOC119276977 gene encoding peptide chain release factor PrfB3, chloroplastic-like isoform X3, giving the protein MATAASPPAAASARASAIRSRAGRLSLPVALPADGRGDTATTYKELGLYSWKRRIEDAVIRVELSASNALEREEARRIEHEEVLQSHNLWDNPAKSHETLSALSDAIRAVDHLKDLLYKAEEAKLISQLAGMDVINGELFKQAYDISLDASEFLDRYQMYELLKGPYDKEGACIMVTAGSEGVASELWAEKLFDMYTSWAQRQGCKEGLVEKIASTSGHTQFAAMEIESEYMFGTLSGEKGMHRMIYSSVENSGTGK; this is encoded by the exons ATGGCCACGGCAGCCTCGCCGCCGGCGGCAGCCTCCGCTCGGGCGTCGGCGATCCGCTCCCGCGCTGGCCGCCTCTCCCTCCCCGTGGCCCTCCCGGCGGACGGCCGTGGTGACACTGCCACCACCTACAAGGAGCTCG GCTTGTACTCCTGGAAAAGGAGGATCGAAGATGCGGTTATCCGGGTGGAGTTGTCTGCATCCAATGCACTGGAGAGGGAGGAAGCACGGAGAATCGAGCATGAAGAAGTACTGCAAAGCCATAACTTGTGGGACAATCCGGCCAAGTCACACGAGACGCTCTCTGCCCTGTCTGATGCCATCAGAGCGGTTGATCATCTCAAAGACCTTCTATATAAG GCTGAAGAGGCTAAGCTGATAAGTCAACTAGCAGGCATGGATGTCATAAACGGAGAGCTATTTAAGCAAGCATATGATATCTCTTTGGATGCTAGTGAGTTTCTAGATCGTTACCAGATGTACGAGCTTCTTAAGGGTCCATATGACAAGGAAGGAGCTTGTATCATGGTCACTGCTGGATCAGAGGGTGTCGCTTCAGAG CTATGGGCAGAGAAGCTATTTGACATGTATACAAGTTGGGCACAAAGGCAAGGTTGCAAAGAAGGACTGGTAGAGAAGATCGCATCAACAAGTGGTCATACCCAGTTTGCAGCAATGGAGATTGAATCAGAGTACATGTTTGGTACCCTTTCTGGAGAAAAAGGAATGCACAGAATGATCTACTCTTCCGTTGAAAATTCTGGCACTGGCAAG TGA
- the LOC119276977 gene encoding peptide chain release factor PrfB3, chloroplastic-like isoform X1, protein MATAASPPAAASARASAIRSRAGRLSLPVALPADGRGDTATTYKELGLYSWKRRIEDAVIRVELSASNALEREEARRIEHEEVLQSHNLWDNPAKSHETLSALSDAIRAVDHLKDLLYKAEEAKLISQLAGMDVINGELFKQAYDISLDASEFLDRYQMYELLKGPYDKEGACIMVTAGSEGVASELWAEKLFDMYTSWAQRQGCKEGLVEKIASTSGHTQFAAMEIESEYMFGTLSGEKGMHRMIYSSVENSGTGKAISARVDIIPLFLDRPVNFHLDDNDLEISPLPSEFKNRDRRNGATVRVQHIPSGVTAESSGERSYFANKLKAVSRLKAKLLIITRELRVPNPKMIEKQAVEERCNRETRRYTFGPQEFVHDLNTGIQLSDLNSVLEGDIEPFIRGRIVSRHG, encoded by the exons ATGGCCACGGCAGCCTCGCCGCCGGCGGCAGCCTCCGCTCGGGCGTCGGCGATCCGCTCCCGCGCTGGCCGCCTCTCCCTCCCCGTGGCCCTCCCGGCGGACGGCCGTGGTGACACTGCCACCACCTACAAGGAGCTCG GCTTGTACTCCTGGAAAAGGAGGATCGAAGATGCGGTTATCCGGGTGGAGTTGTCTGCATCCAATGCACTGGAGAGGGAGGAAGCACGGAGAATCGAGCATGAAGAAGTACTGCAAAGCCATAACTTGTGGGACAATCCGGCCAAGTCACACGAGACGCTCTCTGCCCTGTCTGATGCCATCAGAGCGGTTGATCATCTCAAAGACCTTCTATATAAG GCTGAAGAGGCTAAGCTGATAAGTCAACTAGCAGGCATGGATGTCATAAACGGAGAGCTATTTAAGCAAGCATATGATATCTCTTTGGATGCTAGTGAGTTTCTAGATCGTTACCAGATGTACGAGCTTCTTAAGGGTCCATATGACAAGGAAGGAGCTTGTATCATGGTCACTGCTGGATCAGAGGGTGTCGCTTCAGAG CTATGGGCAGAGAAGCTATTTGACATGTATACAAGTTGGGCACAAAGGCAAGGTTGCAAAGAAGGACTGGTAGAGAAGATCGCATCAACAAGTGGTCATACCCAGTTTGCAGCAATGGAGATTGAATCAGAGTACATGTTTGGTACCCTTTCTGGAGAAAAAGGAATGCACAGAATGATCTACTCTTCCGTTGAAAATTCTGGCACTGGCAAG GCGATTTCAGCTAGAGTCGATATAATTCCTCTCTTCTTGGATAGACCGGTTAATTTTCACTTGGATGACAATGATCTGGAGATTTCTCCGTTACCCAGTGAATTTAAAAATCGAGACCGAAGAAATGGTGCCACTGTGAGAGTTCAGCACATACCAAGCGGAGTTACTGCCGAAAGCTCAG GTGAAAGAAGCTATTTCGCAAACAAGCTAAAAGCCGTGAGCAGGCTGAAAGCAAAGCTCCTCATCATAACAAGAGAACTAAGAGTACCAAACCCGAAGATGATCGAGAAACAAGCTGTGGAGGAAAGATGCAACCGCGAGACGAGACGATACACGTTCGGGCCCCAGGAATTCGTCCATGATCTTAACACGGGCATCCAGTTGTCCGACCTCAACTCGGTCCTGGAAGGCGACATCGAACCGTTCATCAGGGGTCGTATTGTTTCAAGACATGGATGA